The Gambusia affinis linkage group LG09, SWU_Gaff_1.0, whole genome shotgun sequence DNA window tcaaaatagaaaaaaaaaaaaaaaaaaaagatgcagtgctttcagacacTCTactattttgattaaataaatcatagtttctggttgtaatgtgattagtactttttcaaggcactgtgTAAATAAGTTGGTGAATCTAGTCCTGTGCAGTACCTGGATCTTGTCTTCTCTTTCAGAAAGTTTTACACAGGATTTGTCCTACAGCCTTGAACAAGTAAGACGAAAAGAGCAGCTCCTGAAGTCATCCCTGCTGTACAGTTTCAACCTTAACAACCCGGCAGCTGTCAGCTCTGTGTGTTACCTGAGCATAAAGGAGCATGAGCGGTCCAACCAGTGCCAGCTGTGTGCTGGGATCTCTCATACCCTGAACCTCACGGACAGCACGCACAAGAGGCGGCGCAGGAACTGGGTGGAAGTGGATGTTACCTTGTTTCTTCAACCTGTACAAAGAAGGAATGTAGACCTTCTTGTTAACATCTCCTGTCCTAAGGAGCAGAGAGCTGGGAGCAGTGGTTTCAGATCTCCTTTTGGATTCACCCTGAGGTCTCCTTCTCTGATTCTATATCTCAATGACACAAGCAAAGTCGCCCACCAGAGGTCCCTGGTGAGTTCCAGTGCAGATCAAAGGTCACCCACTGCGTTAGACACGTTTCAGAAGCAAGTTTTCAAATCGGCACAAAGGCATGGACaaaagaggaggtggaggagggcgTCTCTGAAGAGCAAGCGTGGAGATCAAAGCTTGGACATGCAGCTGCCTGAGCTTAAATCCAGCTCTGAATTCCCAACCACAGACTGTGCCTTGTATGACTTCAGGGTGCGATTCAGTCAGCTCAAACTGGATCACTGGATTGTTTTCCCACCAAAGTACAACCCCAGGTACTGCAGAGGCATCTGCCCAAGAACCATGGGCTTCATCTACGGTTCCCCCGTCCACACCATGGTGCAAAACATCATCTACGAGAAGCTGGACTCGTCTGTTCCCAGACCATCGTGCGTTCCATCCCACT harbors:
- the gdf9 gene encoding growth/differentiation factor 9; this encodes MMEKQMLLLAAVGCLRALLLLILVSCSPPLVRPSDALHNLSALTYPYSSILSPLLKALSEHGGSRWSLDVRKKVKPEHRYVKYLTEVYKKSTRMQRSVDGEEVYNTIRLIKPQDECPAQRNKESFTQDLSYSLEQVRRKEQLLKSSLLYSFNLNNPAAVSSVCYLSIKEHERSNQCQLCAGISHTLNLTDSTHKRRRRNWVEVDVTLFLQPVQRRNVDLLVNISCPKEQRAGSSGFRSPFGFTLRSPSLILYLNDTSKVAHQRSLVSSSADQRSPTALDTFQKQVFKSAQRHGQKRRWRRASLKSKRGDQSLDMQLPELKSSSEFPTTDCALYDFRVRFSQLKLDHWIVFPPKYNPRYCRGICPRTMGFIYGSPVHTMVQNIIYEKLDSSVPRPSCVPSHYSPLSVMIFEEDGSYAYKEFKDMVATRCTCR